Part of the Lolium rigidum isolate FL_2022 chromosome 6, APGP_CSIRO_Lrig_0.1, whole genome shotgun sequence genome, GATGGCGAGACAACACACGAACAGATGGGGACGAGGCACAACTCCCGCTACCGGTGGATGGTGGTGATGATCATGGCGGCGGTGGGCGCGGCTGTCGCCACGCTGATCGCCACGGCACTGTGCGCGGTGCTGtggtggaagaagaagaagaagcccacGCCGCCGCGCGCGAACTCGCGCACCAGCTCGACGTCGGCGTCGCGGGAGGAGACGGTGCGCTTTGACGGGTGCTGCGAGGAGTTCGACGTGAGGGCGCTCATGATGGGGGCTGCGGAGATGCTGGGCAAAGGCGCGGCCGCGACGACGTACCGCGTGTTCATGGGAGGCCAAAGCGACGTGAACGACGACCACGCTGGGGTGGTGGAGAAGACGGAGGGCGAGGCGGTGGTGGtgaagaggctgaggaggagggAGGGCGCCACCCGGGAGGACGAGAGGCGGCGGAGGGAGCTGGTGAGGGAGATGGGCTCGTGGCGGCACGCCAACATCGTCGACCTGCGCGCGTTCTACGCGTCGGCGGAGGAGCTTCTCCTCGTCTTCGACTACATCCCCCACGGCAGCCTCCACAGTCTCCTCCATGGTCAGTAGCCTCTCCGTCTCTCATCGGCCGTACGTCCAACTTGCAAACTTGTCACGACATGTTTTCTAATGTCTGTACGACTGAGCAGAGAACCGGGGACCGGCACGAGTCCCTCTGGACTGGCAGACGAGGCTGAAGCTGGCGCAGGACGCGGCGCAAGGCCTCGCCTACCTCCACGGCGCGTCTGGCTCCAGGCTCTCTCACCGGCACCTCACCTCCTCCAACATCCTCATCGACGCCGGCGGCAACGCGCGTGTCTCCGACTTCGCCATGCTCCAGCTGCTCGTGCCGGCACCACCCGAAAAGGCCCTGCAGAAGCAGGACGTGCGCGACTTCGGGGTCATCCTGCTGGAGATCCTCACGGGCCGGTCGCCGGAGGACGGCAAGGTGGACATGCCGCGGTGGGTGAGGACGGTGGTGCGGGAAGAGTGGACCTCCGAGGTGTTCGACATGGAGCTGCTGCGGGGCAGGGGCGCCGAGGACGAGATGGTGGCGCTCCTCCAGGTGGCGCTGCTCTGCGCCGCCGACGACCCGAAGGAGCGGCCGAGGATGGCGGTGGTGTCCAAGATGATCGAGGACATCAGGAACAGAGGGAGCAAGAGGAGCAAGTACTCTGCTTCTCCGTCGCAAGCTGGGTGTTCGTACGAGTCGTCTCCTTGCGTTTCAGAGGACACAACAAAGTCCACTACTGCCTCAAGCTCTTGACTCTTGAGACTTGATGCACTAGTCACCACCGAGGTGTGTGCTCGTTTCTGACATCTCTGTCAAACAATGTCGTCTCGAGAAAACATGTTGGCAAAGAACATGAATTATTTGCTATGAGCAACTGATAAAACGTTTGCACCAACCAAGAGGTGTACCGTGTACACTTCGAATGTTAATGGACTGCCCTACCTTGAAATTGTTGAAATGTTAGGCCCACATTTTGTGGcctatactagatttcagattttccctataaatttcAAAGTCTACTTAGtgtcagccttgtgagtttgaacccaagttggtggcagctcactagggagtgacaaaaggtgggaagtttagtcccacatggaaagttgggaggaagttagaccaccttataaggtgggttgttccaccattagtaagtgagtgagaataggagtgctacacgcgcgctcctcctcctcctcgttcgtctcgactcgactcgacacgacacgacacgacacgacacgcgccgcgctcgtggtgagtggattgagcctcgagccgagactttacgaacagagtcctagacggacgcgtcacagttagtcggttcgggtcgctcccggatcgtgggctatataTTCtcgtgcccggctaccgcagaaatatactgaatacacgagttagggtttcgacctttctctgctt contains:
- the LOC124666616 gene encoding probable leucine-rich repeat receptor-like protein kinase At1g68400 encodes the protein MALRVPLIMLALLAAVSVSSPVPSPDAVALLAFKSACAVHGTTALDSWTESSDPCSGEWRGVTCHRPSSPGPPRVRGIVLEGLGLGGDAGALAALADLPALSFLSLKKNNFTGPLHDVDFSAMAPHLKLLYLSGNAFSGRFPQSILRLRHLRRLDLAGNRLAGTIPPEIGHRLRALVTLRLARNSFVGSLPTSLEAMAMLAELNVSGNHLSGQIPKRLAAAFPASSFAGNPELCGAPLRRRCRRQQQGGDGETTHEQMGTRHNSRYRWMVVMIMAAVGAAVATLIATALCAVLWWKKKKKPTPPRANSRTSSTSASREETVRFDGCCEEFDVRALMMGAAEMLGKGAAATTYRVFMGGQSDVNDDHAGVVEKTEGEAVVVKRLRRREGATREDERRRRELVREMGSWRHANIVDLRAFYASAEELLLVFDYIPHGSLHSLLHENRGPARVPLDWQTRLKLAQDAAQGLAYLHGASGSRLSHRHLTSSNILIDAGGNARVSDFAMLQLLVPAPPEKALQKQDVRDFGVILLEILTGRSPEDGKVDMPRWVRTVVREEWTSEVFDMELLRGRGAEDEMVALLQVALLCAADDPKERPRMAVVSKMIEDIRNRGSKRSKYSASPSQAGCSYESSPCVSEDTTKSTTASSS